The Cinclus cinclus chromosome Z, bCinCin1.1, whole genome shotgun sequence genome contains the following window.
AGCTGAAACCAACGTCTCTGCTTTTGATTATAGACATAATTGTTCAATCAGTCAAtactatttaattttatttcattctttgcCTTTAACTATGCTGCTCATACTGAGAAGTATTCCTATATATTGATTCCTATAAGGTGTTACAAGAATATGAGATTCGACTTGGGGGCTTGGATGCAATGttattttttggaggatttttttttttggtttagagtttttgggttttttttcatagttttcagttttgttctaAAGAGAAATATTGTTCTTCCTGCAAGCTGCACGCTTCATACCCTGAGTCCATTTTAGCTACAGCACAACTTTCTATACAAACACTTTATCAATCTTCTGTCTTCTCCCttgagttgttttgtttggagAAATTCTCTTCAACAGAAGGCGTTTTATCTATAGCAGTAGTTTTCTCTGAAACATTCTGaactgaagcaaaataaaacttaacaTTGGTGATAAACCAACAGGTTGAATGGTCAACTTAAAAATTCTCTTAGGCAGTCATCCTATCCCCAGGTCAGCCTCAAATTAAGGTTGGTAGGCTCTACAGCATCACTTCTGTCTTCCTTTGCAGGTTTTTTAGCTACAAGCAAGATGCATGGGTCCCTCTTGTACTGATCAGGGGCACAGACTTAGCAAGATACCACTCGTGTTCGTCGAAGAGCTGTTATGAATTATAAAATCTAAATCCATTCTTGGCTGATTGCCAAAGGTCTTGAAGTTATTTTCTATGTGCCTGAAAACTTAACATACTGTAAAATTACTGTTTAGATACAGTCCTTTGGCCCCAGCAGTTGAGGGGTGAAGAGGGAACAGAGATGCACTGGAACTGGAAATATCTTAACTAAGCATACTCTGGGTATTAAaggtgggtttgggaggatgacACAAAGCAATGCACAATATGCTCTATGTTTAATGATCTACACAGAAATCAATCcaaggtttatttttgttgaaaTTGTGCTTGTTTAATTCTCTTCAGTGAGCACCAAGAAGCAAATATTATGAATGTGATTTCCCTTCACATGGACAAAGCACCTGCTAAAGCTAGCACTGTCATTCTGGACTGAAGGTTAAATGATTTATCAAGTTAAAATTCAGTTCTATAGAGGAGatccatacatttttttttttaaattaacattttggaTGCAAACATCTCAGTTTTACTCAGGCTCCCTTGTCAAATTACTCTTTTGATAGTTAAATATTTAGCTGGTAGGCATGTTtcaaacactaaaaatattaagCTGGCAATCAGAATACACTTCGGCAATAAATCTTGTTTTGGGAGTCATTCTAATTCTCTGTCAATAAAGCTATTGTTAATAAGGATTGCTTAACCCTCGCACACATAGATGAGGTGAGACTTCTGGAAATGTTTCTCTAAGTTACAAAAATAGTTCACCTTTGTGTCCAAACCAAATGTTTACAAAAGTTATGATTTTACTGCCGACCATTAAGAGGAAGTTAAGTGGACAGCCTAATCACCTGGCAGCTTCCACTAAATTCTTTAATCTCCCTTTGAAAATCTTTTCTTTAATGAAGAAATACCAATGTGTAAGGAAAAATTTTCCCCAGATGTTGCCTTTATTGTGGGCAGCCAATTCATAGAATCTTTTAAACTTCCAGGGTATACTGTATATGTATTGAGTGAACAATCTTAGCACCAACTGCCTTTGCTGTTTTAACTCAAGTATCACTTTGGTGGCATTAAGTTTCCTGTTGCAAGCTTGTTTGCAATACTTTCATTCCTTACTGGTAGAGTTTGGATGTGGGAATAGAAATTCATTGTGCTGGAATctagggaaggagaggagataTCATTGCTGTGCTGCTTTACTCTGTCTCACCTTTCTTCAAATATCAAGTTCACAAAGTATTTTGCAGGTTATCATTGTGGCTCTGTATGTTTTCTTCTTGTACTGACCTAAGGGGGATGAGCATCCACTTAGTACATTTTTGTGCATCAGATCTCTGTTGGAAGGACTAAATAAGGTTGATTCAATCTTCGTAATTCTGCTACAGGAACTAAACCTGTAGCCCTGGTACATCTTCAGTAATGCATTACTACCTCTCCTCTCATTAATTCTCCTCCCAGTCCATGTACTTCCTCTTTCAGTTCCTAACTTTTCAGGCTTAAGCAGGTGGCATTTTATGAGCCCCTGAGTCAATATAATTcctataataaataaaatctttggTTTATCTTATCCAAGAAAGGTATTAAGCTGGCTAGCATGGTCTAACTTTGATAAATCTGTTGTGTTAGATCCAAATTGTATTCCTATGGTTTGTTTAGAGGACTGTCTGCTCTTGAGTAATTTAAGTTCGTAATTGCACGTAGCATTTTTACTATtactcaaaaaatatttatattcccAATTACACAATATAACAGGTGAcctgataaaaatatttaggcACCTTACAGATGGGCTTACAGTTTTGTAAGTAATTTTTAGTCTCTTGGATGAAAATTGCCTGCTGTCTTGTTGCAGATGTATTGTTTAGTGCCTGTCTTGTTAGGCAGTTTATGTTTATCATTCCATTACCTTTTAACTCTTTCTGTTCAAGAAACATAGTTCATCTTACAGAAACAGAGATAGAATATAATTGACATAGGAAAAATATATCTGTATGATGATAATCTTGACTCTgcatttattgcattttaatttatgcggttaaagaatattttcaatatttcctTTCCAAAGTCAAATACATCTTTGGCAGTCTTCTTTTTGTTGCTAAAATTCACAACCTTTGTTTCTTGTCTGTcttgaatattttcaaaacttcTTTTCATTTAATGTTGTCAGGAGAGAACCTGAATTACTGTTTCACTATTTTAATTCACTAATTTCTGTCTACTAGTTTGGTTTTCtgtaagagaaataaattttgaaaaccAAACTTAGGGAGCTAAGAAGTCAAATTAATGTAAAACTCATTAATATCCCCAGTTGAAGGGGTTGCATAAATGGCCTAAattgtttgtgtgtttggttggtttttgtgcttttcttttgttttgtgatACAGCCACTGCAATTTaattcaaaaaaataataatattgtaTATAATTAGGCCAATAATTATTTGTGTGAAGAGTATCTATCAGCAATTACCTCCCTGGGTTTTGTTCCCCTTAGCACCATTATCAATACTTATTCAGTAATCTTCAAATAAACGTCACAATTCTAATTAGTGTGAGAGTTCCTGCATGACAAATCTTTGAAGAACTGTACTTGTATCCAAAACTGAGACctctttcactttttccttaATGGTGCCAACTTTTTGCTATTTGTGTTACAGTTCCTTTTTCCATGGTCATCAGTTCACAACTTAGCTCTATGTTCTCATCATTTCCAGGTATACCATTTCCACGTGTAATTTACACTTGCTTTATTAAACTCTTACATCTATAAACCTTCAGGAGAAGAACGGGGAGGAAAAGTCATGGGGGGGAAAATGATATAATTTGCTTCATAATTGCTGCACCAAGGACTTCTCAGTTAGtatttattttccacattttcccttcctctcttcctgtgACCTTTCCTACTTGTTTTTGTCTCCATGTAAAAAGCTAAAGGCTATACTTATGACGCAATCaattttctggcttttatttatttttctttttttttttaatgtgctggCCCTCTCAGATTTCAAATACAAGCTATTTTTTCCCAATCATATTAGTTCAGAAACAAGCACCAGGCAACTTCAATGAATGGCAGGAACTTCTCCACACCCAGACATAGTTCAAGTACTGCAAATAGTAAACAAAGGAAGGTCTTATGAGACTATTTTCAAGAGTGGGTCACGCACACAAGTTCTCCACTTTTCTTCTCCAATTCCTGTGCTTGCTGTCCCTTTTATTTTATCTCTGTCATGAaaatttgctttgcttctttCATTTAGATGTGGCAGCTGTAACTGGCAGGCAACTGTCTTCAGTCTCTGACCCTCAAGACTTGTGCCCTCCTCAAAGCATGACTGTATGCTTTTGCTTTAAGAACAGCTTTAATGACTAACATCCTCTTCTCAAGGTCTGATTTGGCcttggtatttttcttcttctgtcaagcttctatgtttttttcatccactgaaggaaaataattttagaaaggAAACTCTATTTTTTCATATATAATAAATGAGTCAAATGagtcacagaggaaaaaaatgtgcaagCTAAGAGCATTCATCAGATCAGTAGCAGCTAAGAATAAAATCCAGGTCTCTTGACCCCAATCCAAAGTATGTTGGATCACCCTACATTAATCCATTGAAATCAATAAAGTAGTTGACTTGTTAAGTTGCTAGtcagtacaaaaaaaaagtcaggaaaagacatttaaaatagaACACAAGCTGCTGCTTGTATATGTGAAATAGTTAGCAGCTAGACTGTAAGTAAAAACAAGAGGACAACAAAAATTTCCTGTTTCCAACTAACTGTGCCATGGGTGCTAGAggtaaaatttttctttctcaatatCATCAGTTATGTGTGTAAATTTTTGTTGCTCTCCATAACTCAATGCTTGGTAAAGCAGATTGAAATGATAACCCATCTTCCACTTGCCTAGCCAAGAGCACTTGTCTTCCTGTTTGCATCATTCTCAATGTATCTCCTTGCCAAAAAGTGCATATGCCTTGAGTGTACCTGGTACCCACTGAAATCCCTGAGGTTAGTATGGCATGTGACCCTTACTTCTACCTAGTAAGGTAGTGTCTAGGAGGGCTGCCTCAGACTGAAGGAGCTCAGTCCAAGTCACTTGCCATTTCTGTAAGCTGGGCTTAGACAGAAAGAGAGACAAAAGACATCTTGATGTTACATTCAGCTAAAGTTGAGCACATGGTATGGGATTTGATAGCCTGAAACCAGGAACATACCTGTTGTCAGCTAATGAATGTTAAATTAGATTCAATAACACATCACAGGAAGACAATATGATGATTTATTGGTACCTAGTTAGGATGAGAGAGGAGGTGAGGCTTGAAGCCAAATTCCTCAAGTCCTACCTCAGGGTGAAAAGGCAGGTGTTGGTTTGTTGCTCTCCTGTTGGCTTATGTTGAATCAATTCAACAACCGCTGCTTAAGGCTATTTTTCCAAGTCTCTTCTACAGCCTAATGCCTAGGGCCTTCTTTCAAAGTACAAGAGTGGGTTTAAATTCCAACATGAGACAGCTGAAGCAAAGTCTCTCATTGCTGGGGAGAATGCTGTGCCATGGGGATAGTGGGAAAGAGGAAGGGAGCAAGAATatcaaaaatagaaataaaaattaagcaaaggctgctgccagctgtgcttTCAACTTGATTGTCTTCCAGGCAGCTGTGTTTGAACACCCGTTAAAAGTGTCCAGATACTGGAGTGGCTTTGATGTTGAATCTCTTTTCATAGATCCACttaaaagcagcatttgctTCATAACTATATTTTGTGAATAAAGTTGGATTTCAAATATACTCTTCTCAGGATTCCGTTGTCACTCTCTGTTTGGCATGATGCCTATTTTGAAACACATTCTGCTCATCTAGCCAATGTGTTTACTCTTGTATTTAATATTCTCTTCCTGTCCTGTTCTCCAGCTTTTTTCACAAAAGTACCTCATAAAAGAATTCTGGGTATAAAGGTTAGATAAAGTCAGATGACATTGGCTATTGGCAAGTTACCTAATATTTTCGAGATTTTACAGATATATGCATGGAAAAGGCTTGCAGGTCACCCTTGAAAGATTCTGTTATAATCAATATAGAATTAGCATTGCAAAAATGACTTATTGATGCCTAGGTGTGATTGAAGTGGAAGTGAAACCTGAAGGAAACATATTGAGACAGCTGAAAGTTTATGctctttattttaaagcaggTGGGTGGCCACCATTtatgaaataaagcaaaaagatCCCCAGTTTTAGTCAGATGCAAAAAAGTGCCATCTCTTCAAACAACAGACTGGCTTGGTGTTGGAATGCCATCATAATCATCTGAGTAGTGCTGATACTGGTCAGTAAGAAGAGGCTGATGCAACTCATCCTTATTTTTCTTGACACGTACGATACACGCAGCAGCAACAAAGATAATTGCAACAAGAACTAGTGCAGTCACTATTGCAATAGTTATCATCTCTGTGACACGGAGAGCCCGAcctaaaacaaggaaaacaaaaggcaaagatATTAAAAGTAAATGTCAAATATCCGAGGTTCAGACTGAAACTCAGCATTTGTCGTTATTCACTGAGTTGGGGAGtagaagtaattaaaattttgtttgatAACTCTTGTTCAAAAATGTGAGAAGATTTAGTCTATCTTACTCCACTCTGAAATCTGTTCTGAACCTTTCTGCCACCTTGTTTGTGAGGATTTGCATTCTCTCTAGTGAGTTAATGAAGCTATTTGACATAGGAATAAGGATGTTCTGCAAGGTTAAGGTCAAATTGAGAACTTCCCCTAAAATTAGGGTGGGTACTGGGAGCTTTATGCTGGAGCAATCTCTGACCAGTAACTATACCAAATCCCAAACAAATATCGGGAAAGTAaggcaggaaaggagaaaaaggcctttacaaagacagaaaatattgttGGTGAAATTTGAATAAATTTCAAGAGACAAAGATTAGAAAGGGAACAAGGAGATTAAGTATCTAGGCTTCACAGTTTACCTGGCCACTCGACTTCATAGCTGTATCCCAGGTTTTCTGGTGCGGTAACAAACATTTCATTATTGGTTACTGGAGGCCAGAAAGGCACCATGTTGTACTGTCGGTTATGTCCTATAGGGGCATTTTCCAGTGGGTATGTTGAGATATCTAAATTTGAAAGTCAAATCACATTTCcataaataaattcaaaataacttgcagtacttcatttttttttcccactcagAGTTTTGAGTACCCCTGAATTCTTGTTCAGTTCCTCtagaaggatttattttctaatatgaCAGATACAAAGCAGTCTCTGCGTTGTCCAGAACCAAGGCCACTAATGTTATCTCTGGTTTTGAATAGAAACCAccagtaaatttttaaaaattctgcctgtgttgggcttttttctttcttctcacttGCATAGGGAGAAATATGGTAAGGACTTTTTTCTATATTCTTGCTTTGCCTGATTGTAGCAGTGATGTACAGGATGACAGTTGATATAAATTCCAGTGaaatttttttgcaatattATGCTAAATCAGAAGGAAGtcagctgaaattaaaaaaaaaaaaaaaaaacaaagcagaaaatccccaaatccaaccAGACTAAaccagcaacagcagcaacacaacagaaagaaaatacttcatgGTAAGATGATACCAAATCTTGTGATAGATCATGTAAGAACCACAAGGGGATACAATTGCTCTCTGAGAGCTGATGTGGAAAAATTCAGTGAGGCAGGTTGTGACGCTGCACAAAGAAGTCTCAGCTGTGCAGCAACAGCTGTCTTCTGTAGAAGAAGGAAGAGTATAGATTATCCTAGGAGAATACAGTTGCTGCCTTGTGTGGAGGAATACAGTTGCTGCATGATGCATAGACATAAGGGTTAGACTGAATCCTCCCCCTTGTCCACTAAtgtctctttcctcttttcattttttcttttcctacatTACTTTCAAATCCTTCCTTCTGTTTatcctttctccctctttttcacTTTCTCCTGTATTacctttttctgttctttttggaattaaaaaagcAAGGCAGAAACATTAACCATCCTTTAGAAGTATATGGAGATGCTTATTGAATGCTGGTAATATGtcacaaaggcaaaaaaatgaaTGTGTATGGCatctggaaggaaggaaggaaaggaaggaaatagtTATTTACTCCACACAGCAATGGAATGTCCTTCCAGGGTTACAATGTCTTTGCTCTATGGAGACAGTGTTTTTCAACATACTGTTTTCTTGAATCATGCCTGTTGTCTCTGACCAGGTCTCTTTACAGAGAGTGATCTGCAATTGCATGTCAATGGGGTAAAAGAGAGAGATTGCTCTCTTAACTCTTAAAATTGCAATCCTCTCTCCTAAATTTAGGGTCATCTTGCTGTCCCACAAGAAGGGGTTGAGTTCTTGTGGCTACAAAGACTGACAACCGCCCATCCTAACTCTGTCCATGGGAACATCTTACCTGCAGAATGCCGTCTCAGCCACTCATCAAAAAGAGCATCTGTAAACGTGTGCAGGAGGACAAAAATGGGGTCATTTGGTGATAAATGAGTTTGCCCTCCTGTCCCATTCAGAAATAGATGAGCCAAGTTATGAAGACTTCGAACTGCTGGGTCATACTTTCCTGAAGGATCACTGTACCCTGAATATgcaaacaaagaagaaaacaaaaattccaatGAAGATTTTGTTTGGAAGCTGAAGTCTCAGATGAAtactttgttgttgttgttttctgtgaaaagctTTCATGTTTTCATGTTGCTTTGCTTAAAACAAATGGGTAGCTACTTCTCTATCTACAGACATTTGAGAAATATTCTGGAATGCataattttcagattaaaatagCATTTATAAAAGAGTGGTGGGAATGTGGACTGAAAAGCTGCTGGGTTCTGCTGCAAAAATGGCCAAAATAGCATCATAGCATGAAAATAGAGGTATCTATTCAGGGCCTGCATATCTTTTGCTGTACTAGAATAGTTGCATGAGTTTTTTAACTGCTTGCTAAAGCATGTGTATGCTGCCACTTATTTTAATGAGCTGTTAGATTTCTATACATCACTACTATCACTTGCTAATGGGAGCACTTATCTGAAAGCTTCATATGGTCtgatattgtttattttttcagtgaagatAAAGTGTAGCTTTGCTTGTGCACAAAATCTCATAACCTTCAAGTCAGATGTTAGGATCTGAACCACCATGAAAGCTCCTTCTGTGTTCAAGCTTTGGCCAATTGTTCCAGGGAGGGATACATACAGTTAATTTTCTAAAGCTGTGTTTGGACACTTATTTATTGATAGACAGCAGTTTGAACTGTTgctgtttaatattttcatgttaaaaGCTCTGAATTATTAAGGTATAGGAGAAGTTCTTAGGATGCTGTCTGAACAGTATAAATCAAATCTTTAGGCTTTCTCTGTTGGGGGTATATGTGTGTTCTGGTGTCAGTGACTGAGAATTTAATCTAAATGTGCAGAGCTTATAGAAGAACAGACAGTAGGGCTAACATGTTTAGCAGTAAATCCTATTACTATTTCAATATCATTGCACTAAGTACTACCAAAGctttcaatttattttcctttatttgttttaattcaaATACAAGAATAACTGCTAGAAGCACTTGTTTGCTTCATTTAGGGTTGCAGTGGCATCAATCCACAGGCAAGGAGTGTGTTTTCAACAAAGGGAACTTAATAACTATGCATCAAGGACCTGAAATCAGTTTCTACTTAGTATACCAGCAGCAGACTCTTGAGACTTTTGTGCATTTTAAGAGGCATAAGCTATAGCTATAATTTACCTAGAGTTTATTTCTGCTTAATAATGAGCTAATACTTAATGCTAAGAAAAATATGTTCGTTTTTTGTCCAATAGCCTATCTTAAGACTCATATTTCCAACAGGAAAAAGTAGCACGTCTGCTCCCTGACTTATTTGGAATTGATCCAGGTCTTTCTAATTGCCATGTTTACCTTCTACTGTGTTACGGAAACTGTCTGTAGAATTGGAATAGAAAGGAGGAGTGTCAAATACACCAACTTCCAAACACTGAGCAACATCCTCAGGCTCTGGAAGACGCTGTACCATAGGTCTTGCTACATTCCCTGCAGGATTTCTTCGGATGGGACCACCCTCAGTACCTGGAAAtacagggaagagagaaaagaaggtGCAGAACAGTAGGTCACAGAATGAAGCACTCACATGACTGtatcatggagaaaaaaaaatccctcacaaACAAAATTTACACTGAACTAACTGGTCAGTTCCTTATGTCGGGCAAAGAATTCTCATGGGGCCCTATGTTCTGGATTCTCTGCTCCAGGATGTAAAAAGTCATCTAGAAGCTTCTTACTGAAGTTTGCTGTACTCTAAGTGATTTAGGAAAattttctgcagattttcaATGTGATTTCCTGATGAGATCTAGGCCGAGATTACTGACGATGTCCTGACAGAGTAGCTGGGGAAAATATTATGTAAATGACTAATCCAATATTGGAGGGTTTCtatttttttgccatttgcCATATCCATGACAATGGATATATGAATACATAAGAAACTTActggtattttaaaaactattttcattTGGGTAGGTATGTTAGAATCTGGTATTACTCACATTCAAAACTCACATAGTTATTATGGGGATTTGCTGGGTGTTCTCATTTTAGGAACAGAATATCATGAAGGTAGTAAGTGGAGTAGTCAGAAGAAAAGTTAAGTTTCAGTTAAGAAATAACACTGGGATATTTATTTATGGTGCAAGAGATGAATTGGTACTGTGTAAGGAGGGAAGGCAAAGCATTTAATCTTTCTTCTGCTATAAGGTCCTGAGAGTATGTATTACTCAACAGACTGACGAAACATGGATCAAGAATATTCAAAAATCACTTTATGACATTTTGGCTGGAAAGAGCCACTGCAATGTAAACTATTATATTTGTTTATTATTAAGAGAATTTTCTGTCTAGATATTTTCCATCATTCATACTTACTGTTACAGATGGTTCCCAAGGTTTCATAATCTTCTACACTTTCACATAGCACTCGCCACTGGGAGAAGATTGAATTCTGGCTTATAAGAGAGACATCAAAATTGCTTCTAGCTCCCATCAAGTCATCTGAACAGATATCACATGTATTTTGTCCAGTTGCAAAGTTCCAGTAGGGCAGTCCGAAAGTGGGGTCCTGTAGCATGTTCTAAACCACACAAATACAGTGTTACTATGTGTGTGACACAGACAACTATAATATTTACTGCTGGGAGAATGCTAAAATACAGCTGAATACATCTTAGTAAAAGTCAAAAACCTGCCTTATAGACGAGAAGAACTCTATGGAAAATTCATGTAGAAGCTTTTGGTAGTCTTTTTGTATTGATACCTTTGTTCAACAGAAGAGAATGCTGTACAGCTGAACTGAATCATGGATCTCCCCCACTAATAAGACAGCACCTCTTCCATAAAACCATATTGTGAGCACTAAGAAACATAAATTAGACCCCATTTAATATataaatccatttaaaaatatataaataaataaatacataaaatataattgAGGCCccattttccaaatatttttgatGGCTGTCAGCAAGAACAGTGTTTGTAGTTCACATAATAACTAGGTCATCTGTGGAACTGAAGGAAATGTAAAGAACAGGGATACCAGCTTTTCCAGTTGGTATTATTGGGTTCTAGTATGGGCTGGAGCTGAACAGTTCTGGAGTTAGTGAGGCAAAATTATTGTGACTAATGATCAAGTCTATTGACATGAATAGGAATATATATTAAATCACAGACAGATAGAACTTATCAGGGCTTCCACAAAGAGAAATGCCACAGATGACAAATGTGTGTCTTGGAAGGGAGTTTGTGCCTCAGCCTGATGTAAAGCAATTAAAGCTAGAGGAAACACTAAAGTGATTTCAGACACTATTTAGTCCTGACATTGAAAACTTAattcttgctttttaaagaagatCATGGTCCATAAAATACTATACCCATTTTATGAATAGGTCCTCataagagaagggaaaaaagagaataattgATTTATGGAACACAGTATAACAACAAAACACTAATTTCTCTAGCTGTTGCACAAATCAAATATGATTCTGAATCCCAAAGCCATCTCTGTTATCACTTTCCTCAgaatttttgctgctttctgctgctttgattAATGTTATTCAAGAAAGCTTAAAGCTTTCACACCAGTGAAAATAACATTGTTGGTCCAATAAAATGTCTTACATCTAGGATAGATCTTTTTTCCAAgagattttaatggaaattttgcattttcaattgctctcattaaaatattatatttagcATCTCTATAAAAGTGATAGTCTGAAGCCCAAATGCACCGTATTAAATTTAGTGTACAAAATGGGTTACTGAAATTGATGCAAAATCATTTCAACAAGTAGGAAAAGCTGCTATAATTTTTTGCCTATTTTTATATGGAGTGAAATTTTTTAGCTCTACAAAACATAGCATGAACACCCATAAACATTAACAGGAACTTCACCTGCATGTCTCTTTCAAGCTGCAATAGATGATACCTATGccacgtgacaaaagctggTCCCTCATGAGAGAAATCAACTCCTCCAAAACTCTGTTGCCCTGCACCAAGGAAAGTCTTCCTGACAGAATAATAATGAGACCACACAAAGTAGTTATAAATGGAGATATTCTCGAATTGAGGTGTGTTGCCATCTGGTCCAAAGATTTCTTCACGTCTTCGTGTGGCAATAACGATGTCAGGATGGACTGTCACCTTGGCTTGGTGTAAGGCATTCACAAAGCGATTCCTTTCTTCTGCACTTAGATCCAAAAGGTTCCTTCTGACTGTGATAACACAGAAGAAGCAAGTTACCAAAGTAATAGATCTTACAGAACTTATTTGTTGCGTTCCTAATAATTCTGGATAAGTCCCTTTTTCTTCAAGTATTCAGCCTTTTTTATTGAGGAAACTAACTGAGCATAAATGGAAGATGttatttattttgagaaaagctgaaataaattaaaataaaggccCAATCCTTTAAATTTTAGTCCTTTTAGGGATTCTGTTACAGGTTATCTTTCCACCCTGCTCAACAAAAGACAAAGACAGTTGTTTGTCATAAAAACCTTTCACATACCTTTCAGAATATCAAATATACTTAAGGTTTCCTGTGTTAGTACTATACAATAAATGAATGCTATAATCCaattaataaaaatgagaaactcTGTTTGGCAATTTaatgaagaattatttttttaattcttcaatCTTTGTAGGAAAAATGGCAGATTCACCAGTGAATGATTGTGAAATTCACACAGTACAGTATATCTTTAATCTGCCATTATCTCTCATCTCTTAAACCTGACATTATTAAAAATTGCCACATATTAGTCCATTTCAGTAGTTAtctcaaaataatgaaaaaaatgtcattgtcCACACATAGAAAGtgaaacaag
Protein-coding sequences here:
- the TYRP1 gene encoding 5,6-dihydroxyindole-2-carboxylic acid oxidase, whose amino-acid sequence is MRIPTLLYLSLLLLLSTLGQAGAQFPRQCTTVESLRSGMCCPDYFPVFGPGTDRCGVSTGRGRCVQVTVDSRPHGPQYIHDGRDDREQWPIRFFNQTCRCNGNFSGYNCGSCRPGWTGPTCSQQINIVRRNLLDLSAEERNRFVNALHQAKVTVHPDIVIATRRREEIFGPDGNTPQFENISIYNYFVWSHYYSVRKTFLGAGQQSFGGVDFSHEGPAFVTWHRYHLLQLERDMQNMLQDPTFGLPYWNFATGQNTCDICSDDLMGARSNFDVSLISQNSIFSQWRVLCESVEDYETLGTICNSTEGGPIRRNPAGNVARPMVQRLPEPEDVAQCLEVGVFDTPPFYSNSTDSFRNTVEGYSDPSGKYDPAVRSLHNLAHLFLNGTGGQTHLSPNDPIFVLLHTFTDALFDEWLRRHSADISTYPLENAPIGHNRQYNMVPFWPPVTNNEMFVTAPENLGYSYEVEWPGRALRVTEMITIAIVTALVLVAIIFVAAACIVRVKKNKDELHQPLLTDQYQHYSDDYDGIPTPSQSVV